A DNA window from candidate division WOR-3 bacterium contains the following coding sequences:
- the ftsA gene encoding cell division protein FtsA, which produces MAKIKRLAAIDIGATKIACLIAEVDGMGKTEIKGFGTAPPDGFRLGVVTSLDKATESVAGAIGEAERMAQCRFGACPVFTSITGDHIKHLSGLGAVPVARPTRGIQPRDVSDVIRQAQTIRLPSDEGILHCIPTQFIVDGQKGVRNPIGLFGIRLEVEALLIIGAVTAIENTYRVLDRIGLKNRSLILGSLATSFAVCDEEEKDLGVAVVDIGGVLDISLYREGEIRFTKMLPVGAQNITKDVAIGLRTSYQEAEAVKRQFGVALASMIERDEPLTIADASGRGPKQVSRRLLASIIQPRVEELLNLADSEIRKSQLADGLSSGVILTGGGALLPGIDILAEQIFGMPVKVGRPERVNGPKEVVANPAFATAVGLIRCAVEGRANQFHQLPPPSLGQRLWDEIKGWFS; this is translated from the coding sequence ATGGCAAAAATAAAACGTCTTGCCGCGATTGATATTGGTGCAACGAAAATTGCCTGCCTCATTGCGGAGGTGGATGGGATGGGCAAGACCGAGATAAAGGGGTTTGGCACCGCGCCGCCTGATGGTTTCCGGCTTGGGGTGGTCACGAGCCTGGACAAAGCGACCGAATCGGTTGCGGGTGCGATTGGGGAGGCTGAGAGGATGGCGCAGTGCCGCTTTGGTGCCTGTCCGGTGTTTACGAGCATTACCGGCGACCACATCAAGCACCTATCGGGTCTTGGTGCGGTACCCGTGGCGCGTCCCACCCGTGGTATTCAGCCCCGTGATGTCAGTGATGTGATTCGTCAGGCTCAGACCATCCGCTTACCCTCGGACGAGGGGATACTCCATTGCATTCCCACTCAGTTCATTGTTGATGGTCAGAAGGGTGTGCGCAACCCCATTGGGCTTTTTGGGATCCGACTGGAGGTGGAGGCGCTTTTAATCATCGGTGCGGTTACCGCGATTGAGAACACCTACCGGGTCTTAGACAGAATCGGCCTCAAAAACCGTTCTCTCATCCTGGGATCGCTGGCGACATCCTTTGCGGTTTGTGATGAAGAGGAAAAGGATTTGGGTGTAGCGGTTGTTGATATCGGTGGGGTATTGGATATTTCCCTTTATCGAGAAGGGGAGATCAGATTTACCAAGATGCTGCCGGTGGGTGCTCAAAACATCACTAAGGATGTGGCGATTGGTTTGCGGACATCATATCAAGAGGCGGAGGCGGTCAAACGCCAATTCGGGGTGGCGTTGGCCAGTATGATTGAACGGGATGAACCGCTGACAATTGCTGATGCCTCAGGCAGGGGACCAAAACAGGTTTCCCGGCGGCTTTTGGCGTCCATCATTCAGCCACGGGTCGAGGAGCTTTTGAACCTTGCCGACAGTGAGATTCGCAAATCCCAATTGGCTGATGGGCTCTCGAGCGGTGTAATCCTCACCGGTGGGGGCGCGCTCTTGCCTGGGATTGACATCCTTGCTGAGCAGATTTTTGGGATGCCAGTAAAGGTTGGAAGACCAGAACGGGTGAATGGTCCCAAAGAGGTGGTTGCCAACCCGGCGTTTGCCACCGCGGTAGGGCTGATTCGTTGTGCGGTTGAGGGCAGGGCTAACCAGTTTCACCAGTTGCCGCCCCCAAGCTTGGGGCAGCGTCTCTGGGATGAGATTAAAGGCTGGTTTTCATGA
- the murC gene encoding UDP-N-acetylmuramate--L-alanine ligase yields the protein MFGRLKRIHLVGIGGVGMSGIALLLKELGFEVSGSDLKESDITRLLVTKGIKVNIGHKIENCFDAEVLVYSTAVPQDNPELQYALSKGVPVIKRAEMLAELMRLKFSIAISGSHGKTTTTSLVTHILTRVGFDPTAVIGGRILGANAGARVGRSEYLVAEADESDRSFVLLYPSIAVVTNIEPEHLDYYHNLNDLKKEFLRFVNRVPFYGTVILCLDSPAVRQIRSRVKRRVVTYALETQADLTVRDVSLYRFSSAFTLVYQGKDVGRYNLGMAGLHNIQNALAAIAVGMELGIDFARIGQAMATFAGVHRRLEKKGEARGIVVYDDYGHHPTEIAVTIKSLRRAYPDNRIIVVFQPHRYTRTKLLANDFGTAFDEANEVVITGIYAAAEPPIPGVDETLIIDAIKRLGKKDLILYHVPELQDVLDFLLPRLKENDVVLTLGAGSITLLADEILARLK from the coding sequence ATGTTCGGTAGGCTAAAACGCATTCATCTTGTAGGCATCGGTGGCGTAGGAATGTCCGGTATCGCGCTCCTATTAAAGGAATTGGGCTTTGAGGTTTCTGGTTCAGACCTAAAAGAGTCCGACATCACTCGTCTACTCGTAACCAAAGGAATCAAGGTCAATATCGGTCATAAAATAGAAAATTGCTTTGATGCAGAGGTGTTGGTCTATTCAACTGCGGTTCCCCAGGATAACCCCGAACTCCAGTATGCTCTTAGCAAAGGAGTCCCGGTAATCAAAAGGGCAGAGATGCTTGCCGAACTGATGCGGCTCAAATTCTCGATCGCCATTTCTGGCAGTCATGGCAAAACCACCACCACCTCCCTTGTTACCCACATCCTTACCCGTGTTGGCTTTGACCCGACTGCAGTAATTGGCGGGAGAATATTAGGCGCCAATGCTGGTGCCCGGGTGGGGAGGTCGGAGTATCTTGTTGCGGAGGCAGACGAGAGCGATCGGTCCTTTGTACTGTTGTATCCATCAATTGCTGTCGTTACCAATATTGAACCCGAGCATCTTGATTATTACCACAATCTCAACGACCTGAAGAAGGAGTTTCTCCGTTTCGTTAACCGTGTTCCCTTTTACGGCACGGTTATCCTCTGCCTTGATTCCCCTGCTGTCCGCCAAATTCGCAGCAGGGTAAAGCGTAGAGTTGTTACTTATGCTCTCGAAACACAGGCAGACCTGACTGTTCGTGACGTTTCTCTTTATCGTTTCAGTTCGGCATTCACCTTGGTCTATCAAGGTAAGGATGTTGGCAGATACAATTTAGGAATGGCAGGGCTCCACAACATTCAGAACGCCTTGGCAGCCATAGCGGTAGGGATGGAATTAGGAATCGACTTTGCGAGAATCGGGCAGGCAATGGCGACATTTGCCGGGGTACATCGCCGTCTCGAGAAAAAAGGGGAGGCGAGAGGAATTGTGGTGTATGACGATTATGGTCACCATCCTACAGAGATTGCGGTTACTATCAAGAGTTTACGTCGCGCCTACCCAGATAACAGAATCATTGTTGTCTTCCAACCCCATCGCTACACCAGGACCAAACTCTTGGCGAATGATTTTGGGACAGCCTTTGATGAGGCAAATGAGGTGGTAATAACAGGAATCTATGCAGCAGCAGAACCGCCGATACCCGGCGTTGACGAAACTTTGATCATTGATGCAATTAAAAGACTTGGCAAAAAAGACCTTATCCTCTATCACGTCCCCGAGTTGCAGGATGTTTTAGATTTTCTTCTCCCACGCCTCAAAGAGAATGATGTAGTGCTAACACTTGGGGCGGGGAGCATTACCCTTCTTGCTGATGAGATATTAGCGAGGCTAAAATGA
- the purF gene encoding amidophosphoribosyltransferase: MCGVLGLFNYQQEVGPELVEGLLALQHRGQDSAGIMTSDVTLHLKKGNGLVSRVFNEKNLARLTGTLGIGHTRYPTIGPGSSEDAQPFYVNHPYGIAMVHNGNLTNYFHLRQELETKDLRQLSSFCDVEPILNVFALELERARAIPLKPEHIYQAVKGVFRRAKGAYSVVALIHQQGLVAFRDPKGIRPLVIGKRPVSIKPDVTSMRQSALRKRPIYEYCIASESVALDLLGFDDFRDINPGEVIFIDRHHHLHHHQIEQGDLHTCIFEYVYFARPDSVIDGIEVYSARLRLGERLAAEVKRAGLEPDIVIPVPDTARPAGAALAKVLGLEMREGLIKNRYIARTFITPRTVNRAASVRQKLNPVRSQIQGKDVLLVDDSIVRGTTSKEIVQLVRDAGAHRVYLAVTAPPLRHPCVYGIDMMTRGEFIAKGRTVDEIQKIIGADALIYQTFDGLTKGVQGENGNRKFCTACFNGDYPTGISERDLRQLEAERQRWIKKQVKA; the protein is encoded by the coding sequence ATGTGCGGTGTCTTAGGTCTTTTTAACTACCAGCAAGAGGTTGGACCAGAACTGGTTGAAGGGCTGCTCGCACTTCAGCACCGGGGTCAGGATTCTGCCGGTATTATGACCTCTGATGTTACCCTGCATCTGAAGAAGGGAAACGGCTTGGTGAGCCGGGTTTTTAATGAGAAGAACCTTGCCCGGCTGACCGGCACACTTGGCATCGGTCATACCCGGTATCCGACAATCGGACCGGGCTCAAGCGAGGACGCCCAGCCATTTTATGTGAATCACCCTTATGGTATTGCGATGGTGCACAACGGGAATCTGACCAATTACTTTCACCTGCGCCAGGAACTGGAGACAAAGGACCTGCGCCAGTTGTCCAGTTTCTGCGATGTTGAGCCGATTCTCAATGTGTTCGCCCTGGAACTGGAGCGCGCCCGCGCGATACCGCTCAAACCGGAGCACATCTATCAGGCGGTCAAGGGTGTCTTTCGCCGGGCAAAGGGTGCCTATTCGGTTGTCGCCCTGATTCATCAGCAGGGGTTAGTTGCCTTTCGTGACCCGAAAGGGATAAGACCGTTGGTTATCGGCAAACGCCCGGTCTCCATTAAGCCTGATGTCACCAGTATGCGCCAAAGCGCATTGAGAAAAAGACCGATTTACGAGTATTGCATCGCCTCGGAAAGTGTGGCGCTTGACCTTTTAGGGTTTGATGATTTCCGAGACATTAATCCGGGTGAGGTAATCTTTATTGACCGGCACCATCACCTGCATCATCACCAGATTGAACAGGGTGACCTGCACACCTGTATCTTTGAATATGTCTATTTTGCCCGTCCTGACTCGGTGATAGACGGCATTGAGGTCTATTCTGCCCGGCTCCGCCTTGGTGAAAGGCTGGCAGCCGAGGTCAAGCGAGCAGGTCTGGAGCCTGATATTGTGATCCCCGTGCCTGATACCGCCCGTCCTGCCGGCGCTGCTCTGGCAAAGGTGCTTGGTCTGGAGATGAGGGAAGGATTGATAAAAAATCGCTACATCGCCAGAACCTTTATCACACCAAGAACGGTCAACCGTGCAGCATCGGTGCGCCAGAAACTTAATCCGGTCCGATCCCAGATTCAGGGTAAGGATGTGCTTTTGGTTGATGATTCTATCGTCCGTGGTACAACCTCAAAGGAGATTGTCCAGTTGGTCAGGGATGCGGGTGCCCATCGGGTTTATCTGGCAGTAACCGCGCCACCATTGCGTCACCCTTGCGTTTATGGAATTGATATGATGACCCGCGGGGAGTTCATTGCCAAAGGCAGGACCGTGGATGAAATCCAAAAGATTATCGGCGCTGACGCCTTAATCTATCAGACATTTGATGGGCTCACTAAAGGTGTCCAGGGTGAAAATGGTAATCGGAAATTCTGCACCGCCTGCTTTAACGGCGATTATCCGACTGGAATAAGCGAAAGGGATTTAAGACAACTTGAAGCCGAGCGCCAGCGCTGGATTAAGAAACAGGTTAAGGCATAG
- a CDS encoding four helix bundle protein yields MRVEDLDVFKLSHKLSLEVYKLTERFPESERFGLTVQMRRAAVSIPMNLMEGAHRVSKREFQHFVSIAKGSCGEIRYQLLLAKDLKYLKEEQYNELESEYERVSMMLTKLHKSL; encoded by the coding sequence ATGAGAGTTGAGGACCTGGATGTTTTTAAGTTGTCACATAAGTTGTCGCTTGAGGTCTATAAGTTAACCGAGAGGTTCCCTGAGAGCGAACGGTTCGGGTTGACTGTGCAGATGAGGCGAGCGGCGGTCTCCATTCCGATGAACCTAATGGAGGGTGCCCATCGGGTGAGCAAGCGGGAGTTTCAACATTTTGTGAGTATAGCAAAAGGTTCCTGTGGCGAGATAAGGTATCAGCTTTTATTAGCAAAGGACCTTAAATATCTTAAAGAAGAGCAGTATAACGAACTGGAAAGTGAGTATGAGCGGGTAAGTATGATGCTTACCAAACTTCATAAGTCCCTATAA
- a CDS encoding radical SAM protein — MVCNACPFECNIDRAVKPGRCRATDEIEIAQAQLHFWEEPPISGTRGSGTIFFSHCNLRCRFCQNYDISQEGFGKRVSPERLLEIMLNLERQGAHNINLVSPTHYSLQLLPVLKRAKKELKIPLLWNSNGYEKVETLRLFDGVVSIYLPDLKYFSDELAQKFSSAPNYFKYASQAILEMKRQVGRNIYDRNGIIQQGLIIRHLVLPGQIEDSKKILSWIKENLGVDTHISLMAQYYPTYRAGELPGMNRRLLPSEYAEVRAYFESLGFEQGFCQELSSASPDFTPDFEGKGI; from the coding sequence ATGGTCTGTAACGCCTGTCCTTTTGAGTGTAATATTGACCGCGCGGTGAAGCCGGGCAGGTGCCGGGCAACCGACGAGATTGAGATTGCGCAGGCGCAACTCCATTTCTGGGAGGAGCCGCCCATCTCTGGCACCCGCGGCTCGGGCACCATCTTTTTCTCCCATTGCAACCTGCGCTGCAGGTTCTGCCAGAACTATGACATCTCCCAGGAGGGGTTTGGTAAGAGGGTGAGCCCGGAAAGGCTTTTGGAGATTATGCTCAATCTTGAAAGGCAGGGCGCACACAACATCAATCTGGTCTCCCCAACCCATTACAGCCTGCAACTGCTGCCGGTGTTAAAGAGGGCAAAAAAGGAACTGAAAATCCCCTTGCTCTGGAACTCCAATGGCTATGAGAAGGTGGAGACCCTGCGCCTTTTTGATGGTGTTGTCTCCATCTATCTCCCGGATTTGAAATACTTTTCTGATGAACTTGCCCAAAAATTTTCCTCTGCCCCGAACTATTTTAAATACGCATCGCAGGCAATTTTGGAGATGAAGCGGCAGGTGGGGAGAAACATTTATGACCGGAATGGGATAATCCAGCAGGGGCTAATCATCAGACATCTGGTCCTGCCCGGTCAGATTGAGGACTCAAAGAAAATCCTCTCCTGGATTAAGGAGAACCTTGGTGTTGATACCCATATCAGTTTGATGGCGCAGTATTATCCAACCTATCGGGCAGGCGAACTGCCCGGAATGAACCGGCGCCTCTTGCCATCGGAATATGCTGAGGTGAGGGCTTATTTTGAGAGCCTGGGGTTTGAACAGGGCTTCTGTCAGGAACTTTCATCAGCCTCGCCCGATTTCACCCCCGATTTTGAGGGCAAAGGGATATAA
- a CDS encoding UDP-N-acetylglucosamine--N-acetylmuramyl-(pentapeptide) pyrophosphoryl-undecaprenol N-acetylglucosamine transferase produces the protein MSLQLKTANYKLILCAGGTGGHIFPGLALATELRTIGAQIIWVGRNSGLEKGIASKNKFKFHPINAFPLPSAISRLPSALAGLLQSIALINRLQPKGVIATGAYVSAPLLLAAMIKKVPFYLLEQNRIPGRVVRLFAPYARQTFLTFPLQSHFPVPFTVAGTPLRKSIIQKAKEFSYPPTHGRIDRTVLILGGSQGARPLNIAAIKMAALLKDLRFILLTGRRDYHALKNLNPPSNCELVQWTDHPEEFYIQASLAITRAGGLVLSELLLFGIPLVVIPFPHARDNHQDANARYLESNGAALRLSQADLSRLPDIIQNLVFDTQKLLEMSKRARTLAHPDGAHTIAQAIIADLSRNNQKSKAVCSVG, from the coding sequence ATGAGTCTCCAACTAAAAACTGCAAACTATAAACTAATTTTATGTGCCGGGGGAACCGGTGGGCACATCTTTCCTGGACTTGCGCTTGCCACTGAATTGCGCACCATCGGGGCGCAAATTATTTGGGTAGGCAGGAACTCAGGTCTGGAAAAGGGGATTGCTTCGAAGAATAAGTTCAAATTTCACCCAATTAATGCCTTTCCACTACCCTCAGCGATTAGCAGACTCCCCTCAGCCCTCGCTGGTCTTCTTCAGAGCATAGCACTCATCAATCGCCTTCAGCCTAAAGGGGTGATTGCCACAGGCGCCTATGTCAGCGCGCCGCTTCTCCTCGCGGCAATGATAAAAAAGGTTCCTTTCTATCTTCTTGAACAGAACCGCATACCCGGCAGGGTGGTGAGACTCTTTGCCCCTTATGCCCGCCAAACCTTCCTGACGTTTCCCTTACAATCACACTTTCCCGTTCCTTTCACCGTTGCCGGCACTCCTCTCAGGAAAAGCATCATCCAGAAAGCTAAAGAATTTTCGTATCCCCCCACTCATGGTAGGATTGACAGGACTGTCCTTATACTTGGTGGCAGTCAAGGTGCCCGTCCATTAAACATTGCTGCAATAAAAATGGCAGCGCTCTTAAAAGATCTCCGTTTCATCCTTCTCACCGGCAGGCGTGATTATCATGCACTCAAAAACCTTAACCCACCTTCTAACTGTGAACTCGTCCAATGGACAGACCATCCCGAAGAATTCTACATACAGGCTTCTCTCGCGATCACCCGTGCTGGAGGTCTTGTTCTATCCGAACTTCTCCTTTTCGGCATTCCGCTAGTGGTAATTCCCTTTCCCCATGCTCGTGATAACCACCAGGATGCCAACGCCCGTTACCTTGAATCGAACGGCGCAGCGCTGCGACTCTCCCAGGCGGATCTCTCACGACTCCCAGATATTATTCAGAATCTCGTCTTTGACACACAGAAACTTCTTGAAATGTCAAAGAGGGCGCGCACTCTCGCCCATCCTGATGGTGCGCACACAATTGCTCAAGCGATAATCGCCGACTTATCTCGTAATAACCAAAAATCCAAAGCGGTATGTTCGGTAGGCTAA
- the murB gene encoding UDP-N-acetylmuramate dehydrogenase — protein MRPGEWCYRLKEILKGSDSFVVPDEPLAQHTSFRIGGKAALMVVVNKELGLRKVRQFCTENRLLVEILGKGTNVLISDQGIPGVVVKLGGEFGLIDVQGDKIMAGAAASLDDISEIAEANGLAGAEFLAGIPGTVGGGLVTNAGAYGKSLSAITLEVTVMDAIGNIRVLRKEELKNQYRQPVIPGEFWALRLVLILSKGETKPVKAIREERRSKHPPEPSAGSFFKNPPGIPAGRLIEECGLKGLRVGDACISELHANFIVNKGSARFGDVYELAQIVKAEVEERTGIELEEEVRFLPVGPERR, from the coding sequence ATGAGACCAGGGGAGTGGTGTTACCGTCTAAAGGAGATTTTAAAGGGAAGCGACTCGTTCGTAGTTCCTGATGAGCCCCTTGCCCAACATACCAGTTTCCGCATAGGGGGTAAAGCAGCATTAATGGTTGTTGTAAATAAGGAGCTGGGTTTAAGAAAAGTTCGTCAGTTCTGTACCGAAAACAGGCTCTTGGTGGAGATTTTAGGGAAAGGGACAAATGTCTTAATTTCCGACCAGGGCATACCTGGGGTGGTGGTGAAACTTGGGGGTGAATTCGGTCTTATTGATGTTCAGGGGGATAAGATAATGGCTGGTGCTGCGGCCAGTCTTGATGATATTAGTGAAATTGCCGAGGCAAACGGGCTTGCCGGTGCGGAATTTTTAGCCGGGATTCCGGGAACAGTGGGGGGAGGACTCGTGACCAATGCCGGGGCGTATGGGAAAAGTCTGTCAGCGATCACCCTTGAGGTAACAGTGATGGATGCTATCGGCAACATCAGGGTGTTGAGGAAAGAAGAGCTCAAAAACCAATACCGCCAGCCAGTTATTCCCGGTGAGTTCTGGGCATTACGGCTGGTTTTGATTCTCTCAAAGGGTGAGACCAAGCCTGTTAAAGCAATTCGAGAAGAGCGCAGGTCAAAACACCCCCCAGAACCATCAGCCGGCTCCTTCTTTAAAAACCCGCCTGGGATCCCTGCGGGAAGATTGATTGAGGAGTGCGGCTTAAAGGGCTTAAGGGTTGGTGATGCCTGTATTTCCGAACTCCATGCCAATTTTATTGTGAACAAAGGTTCTGCCCGTTTTGGCGATGTGTATGAACTGGCGCAGATAGTCAAGGCAGAGGTGGAAGAGAGGACAGGGATTGAGCTGGAGGAGGAGGTCCGGTTTTTGCCGGTCGGTCCAGAAAGGAGGTAA
- the ftsZ gene encoding cell division protein FtsZ yields the protein MIEPVEERNLTRIGVFGIGGAGCNAVNHMALARLNGVELFAVNTDLQALGMSLAPNKIQIGAQLTGGLGSGGDPKIGRQAAEESIQTLRENLAGFDMVFIAAGEGGGTGTGAAPVVAQEAKQQGALVVAVVTRPFEFEGRKRQEKAQAGIDALRPNVDTLIVIPNQRILEVYGAQPCFEAFRLADEVLLHAVSSISEIVTTKQLINIDFADVRTVMRERGGAVMSVGIASGEGRATEAAHRALRSPLIEDVSIESARRVLLNISGDESMTLKEVDEAAQIIYHATNGQADIRMGAARLDTLKSAMKVTMIATGLNEPLPKLEDITEFITSTELIPLKRRSGGKGEPLIDKSDLEIPTFIRRQLD from the coding sequence GTGATTGAACCGGTAGAGGAAAGAAACCTCACACGCATCGGCGTGTTTGGGATTGGTGGTGCAGGATGCAATGCGGTTAATCATATGGCTCTTGCCCGCCTGAACGGCGTGGAACTGTTTGCCGTAAACACCGACCTGCAGGCGCTGGGGATGTCCTTGGCCCCCAACAAGATTCAGATTGGCGCCCAGTTGACTGGTGGGCTTGGTTCGGGCGGGGACCCGAAGATTGGCAGGCAGGCGGCAGAGGAGTCAATACAAACACTCCGAGAGAACCTTGCCGGATTTGATATGGTCTTTATTGCCGCGGGCGAAGGTGGTGGGACCGGTACCGGTGCCGCACCCGTTGTTGCCCAGGAGGCAAAACAACAAGGTGCACTGGTTGTTGCGGTTGTCACCCGTCCATTTGAATTTGAGGGTCGCAAGCGACAGGAGAAGGCGCAGGCAGGGATTGATGCCCTCCGTCCAAATGTTGACACCCTGATTGTCATACCGAATCAGCGCATTCTGGAGGTTTATGGTGCCCAGCCCTGTTTTGAGGCGTTCCGGCTCGCAGATGAGGTTCTGTTGCATGCGGTTAGCAGCATCTCAGAGATTGTCACCACCAAGCAACTCATCAACATTGACTTTGCCGATGTGAGAACGGTGATGCGCGAGCGCGGCGGAGCGGTAATGTCTGTCGGCATCGCCAGCGGGGAAGGCAGGGCAACAGAGGCGGCGCACCGGGCTCTGCGTTCACCATTGATTGAGGATGTGTCAATTGAAAGTGCCCGGCGGGTTTTGTTAAACATCTCGGGAGATGAGTCGATGACGCTCAAGGAGGTTGATGAGGCGGCGCAGATTATTTATCACGCCACCAATGGGCAGGCGGATATCAGGATGGGAGCGGCGCGGCTGGACACTCTAAAATCGGCAATGAAGGTAACGATGATTGCCACCGGTCTTAATGAGCCATTGCCCAAACTTGAGGATATTACCGAGTTCATCACCTCAACCGAGCTGATTCCATTGAAACGGCGCTCAGGTGGTAAAGGCGAGCCTTTAATAGACAAATCTGACCTGGAGATACCAACCTTTATCCGCAGGCAGCTGGATTAA
- a CDS encoding FtsW/RodA/SpoVE family cell cycle protein has protein sequence MPPLICLWTSKNGERHSNMRSKNYNPPPVDFGHSGRGVSTSVIPSEAKAIRGISSIRAGFGEWRNPFARGRPLPQSPIDYPLLFIVVTLVLIGLILVYAATYHLGFRYLKWQLLRGLGGLFALYLGTKINIHRLGQKPVAWVILLMTIALMALTLFFGKVLGVARRQILLFQPQEFAKLGTLIYLAAYFSALKEESIRPSFIKSTLIPGSAVATVACLVLLQPAVGTSLLISISALVVFFLAGVKWRYMLVILSIAGLLGAIGLTTMPLLRNTRYRYIPERWDKFWSGDRYHQTQALIALGSGGPFGRGLGEGRQKYYFIPKLHKDFIFSALGEDFGFSGCFLVMLLYVLFFLRCLRVAERATTEFGMLLSGGIGTMIILYALTHIAVSLSILPTTGQPLPFISYGGSALTSNLLAAGLILNISRYQNPNPLPKLQPLPLRFRS, from the coding sequence ATGCCTCCTTTGATATGTTTGTGGACTTCCAAGAACGGGGAAAGGCATTCAAACATGAGGTCAAAAAACTATAACCCTCCACCCGTCGACTTCGGTCATTCAGGTCGAGGTGTCTCGACTTCCGTTATTCCGAGCGAAGCGAAGGCGATTCGAGGGATTTCCTCCATCAGGGCAGGATTCGGGGAGTGGAGAAATCCCTTCGCTCGGGGCAGGCCCCTCCCTCAATCTCCAATTGACTACCCCTTGCTTTTCATCGTAGTAACCCTCGTACTCATCGGACTTATTTTGGTGTATGCCGCTACATACCACTTGGGATTCCGATACTTAAAATGGCAACTTCTCAGGGGACTGGGAGGCCTTTTTGCCCTCTACCTCGGTACAAAAATCAACATCCACCGGCTTGGTCAAAAACCTGTCGCTTGGGTTATCCTCCTTATGACCATTGCCTTAATGGCGCTTACGCTGTTCTTCGGCAAGGTCCTGGGTGTTGCCAGACGGCAGATACTCCTATTTCAACCTCAAGAATTTGCTAAACTCGGTACGCTCATCTACCTTGCCGCCTACTTCTCAGCCCTCAAGGAGGAGAGTATTAGACCTAGCTTTATAAAATCTACCCTCATTCCTGGTTCAGCCGTTGCCACCGTAGCCTGTCTCGTGCTCCTCCAACCCGCTGTTGGTACCAGCCTGTTAATTTCGATATCCGCTCTTGTGGTTTTTTTCCTCGCTGGTGTCAAGTGGCGGTACATGCTTGTAATCTTAAGTATTGCGGGGTTGCTTGGCGCTATTGGTCTGACAACAATGCCCCTTCTTCGTAACACCAGATATCGCTACATCCCAGAACGTTGGGATAAATTCTGGTCTGGTGACCGTTATCATCAGACTCAGGCGCTCATCGCCTTAGGTTCAGGTGGACCATTTGGCAGGGGGCTTGGTGAGGGGAGGCAGAAATATTACTTCATCCCCAAACTTCACAAAGACTTTATCTTCTCTGCGCTCGGGGAGGACTTTGGTTTTTCAGGCTGTTTCTTAGTGATGCTTCTTTATGTGCTTTTCTTCCTTCGATGTCTGCGCGTTGCCGAAAGGGCTACTACCGAATTCGGCATGCTCCTAAGTGGCGGGATAGGCACGATGATAATACTTTATGCCCTTACCCATATTGCGGTCTCATTAAGCATTTTGCCAACGACTGGTCAGCCTTTGCCTTTTATCTCCTATGGAGGCTCGGCACTAACCAGCAATCTCCTTGCGGCTGGTTTAATATTAAATATTTCCCGCTATCAGAATCCTAATCCTCTACCTAAACTTCAACCGTTACCTCTTCGTTTCCGTTCTTGA